The following are from one region of the Deltaproteobacteria bacterium genome:
- a CDS encoding hydrogenase expression/formation protein HypE, translated as CGDTKVVEKGKGDGIFITTAGVGVAVGGWKPRPANVRPGDRILLTGTMGDHQVAVLIARQRLSLEAPVLSDVAPLSGLLLPVVERFGGRVRFMRDPTRGGVGVTLNEMAASANARFVLDEGRLPVREAVRGVCEILGFDPLYLANEGKAVLIVDGGAAAEIVSALREHPLGREAAAVGEVREGARGVRMRTVSGGLRAVDYPVGDQLPRIC; from the coding sequence CTGCGGCGACACGAAGGTCGTGGAGAAGGGGAAGGGGGACGGGATCTTCATCACCACCGCCGGGGTCGGCGTCGCGGTGGGCGGGTGGAAGCCGCGCCCCGCGAACGTCCGGCCGGGGGACCGGATCCTTCTCACGGGGACGATGGGAGACCACCAGGTGGCGGTGCTGATCGCACGGCAGCGGCTTTCCCTCGAGGCTCCCGTGCTCTCCGATGTGGCCCCCCTCTCCGGCCTGCTGCTGCCGGTCGTCGAGCGGTTCGGCGGCAGGGTCCGGTTCATGAGGGACCCCACGCGCGGCGGCGTGGGGGTGACGCTGAACGAGATGGCGGCGTCGGCGAACGCCCGGTTCGTCCTCGACGAGGGGCGGCTCCCCGTCCGGGAGGCGGTGCGCGGCGTCTGCGAGATCCTGGGATTCGACCCGCTCTACCTCGCCAACGAGGGGAAGGCCGTGCTGATCGTGGACGGAGGGGCGGCGGCGGAGATCGTGTCCGCGCTCCGGGAACATCCGCTCGGCCGCGAAGCGGCGGCGGTCGGAGAGGTCCGCGAAGGGGCGCGCGGCGTGCGGATGCGGACCGTGTCGGGAGGATTGCGGGCCGTCGA